One Archocentrus centrarchus isolate MPI-CPG fArcCen1 chromosome 10, fArcCen1, whole genome shotgun sequence genomic region harbors:
- the p2ry10 gene encoding putative P2Y purinoceptor 10, with the protein MTANMSECQYNDTVWNQRLDKMYTYFYLLLLIPGLLLNTIALWVLCRHISKKTKAVIFMINLAFADLAHILSLPLRVYYYFTHTWPFGRGVCLFCFYLKYLNMYAAIVFLMCISMQRCIFLQKPFTARRWRRRYDLLISFVVWVTVGLACSPFILMRSSSGEPNATSTQPPSGVTNQHLTPSKLSSNSSDTSVGCFKDLPMRHTSLSLTIPMVVFAEACGFLIPLACIAYSTLRISWSLKESQTHDQNSLNSSARSRLHSVTSNSQTEKFNEKQTSGEKRRALRMVLSCFALFLFCFAPYHLNFALYMMVRQEIVTNCEVRKAVLQFHPVSLCIAGLSCCVNPILYYFLTTEFRMHLKRRTSSFSSSLSSPTTSPTQCPMQSRLMSTSSYRE; encoded by the exons ATGACTGCCAATATGTCTGAATGCCAGTACAATGATACGGTCTGGAATCAGAGGTTGGACAAGATGTACACCTACTTCTACCTGTTACTCTTAATCCCCGGGTTGCTACTCAACACCATTGCTCTCTGGGTCCTCTGCAGACACATTAG CAAGAAGACCAAGGCGGTGATCTTCATGATAAACCTGGCTTTTGCAGACCTGGCCCACATCCTCTCTCTTCCCCTCAGGGTCTATTATTACTTCACGCACACCTGGCCCTTTGGACGAGGCGTCTGCTTGTTCTGTTTCTACCTAAAATATCTCAACATGTATGCCGCTATAGTGTTCCTG ATGTGCATCAGCATGCAGAGGTGCATCTTCCTGCAGAAGCCATTCACTGCTCGACGGTGGAGGCGTCGTTATGACCTGCTGATCAGTTTTGTGGTGTGGGTGACGGTTGGTCTGGCCTGCTCGCCTTTTATTCTAATGCGGAGTAGCAGCGGCGAACCTAATGCCACCTCCACCCAACCGCCCTCAGGTGTCACCAATCAACATTTGACCCCCAGCAAACTGAGCTCAAACTCCAGCGACACTTCAGTGGGCTGTTTTAAAGACTTGCCCATGCGCCatacttctctctctctgacgaTCCCCATGGTGGTCTTTGCTGAAGCGTGCGGTTTCTTGATTCCTTTAGCTTGCATCGCTTACAGCACCCTCCGCATCTCTTGGTCCCTCAAGGAGAGCCAGACCCACGATCAGAACTCCCTCAACTCCTCGGCGCGCAGCCGCCTCCACTCAGTCACCTCCAACTCTCAGACAGAGAAATTTAATGAAAAGCAGACAAGCGGTGAGAAGCGGCGTGCTCTGCGGATGGTGTTGAGCTGCTTCGCTCtctttttgttctgctttgctcCATATCACCTGAACTTCGCCCTCTACATGATGGTGAGGCAGGAGATTGTGACCAACTGTGAAGTCAGGAAGGCAGTACTCCAGTTTCACCCGGTGTCTCTGTGCATAGCAGGCCTGAGCTGCTGCGTCAACCCCATTCTTTATTACTTTCTCACAACTGAATTTAGAATGCACCTCAAAAGGCgcacctcctccttctcttcctctctctcctccccgaCCACCTCACCGACCCAGTGTCCTATGCAGAGCAGACTCATGAGCACCTCCTCATATAGGGAGTAG
- the gpr174 gene encoding LOW QUALITY PROTEIN: probable G-protein coupled receptor 174 (The sequence of the model RefSeq protein was modified relative to this genomic sequence to represent the inferred CDS: deleted 3 bases in 2 codons), whose protein sequence is MLKSTCHRTTSGSPDTSFLLICKAAHLDIAINSTYLKMNCTSPEELQKYQHHVYAVVYSVILAPGLLGNVLALWVFRVYIRETKKAVVFMMNLAVADLLQVLSLPLRIYYYLNHTWPFGHLLCMFCFYLKYVNMYASIYFLVFVSIRRCELIMRPLLYNSARQKGDIFICGIIWLVVCIVCLGFPLLRYEPSTAVLNSTSPLCFTELPLRKLNYGAMWALLILLELFGFFIPLVLVLACTCMTIWSLRENTAGAISDRGEKRRALRMILSCAVVFLVCFVPYHATMPLDLVVKAKILANCEFQEMVLRSHPVTLCLASLNCSLDPIMYYFTTDEFWRRLSKPEIPEGIHFNRRLSCITGEQDLEED, encoded by the exons ATGCTCAAATCAACCTGTCACCGGACTACAAGCGGCTCCCCTGAT ACAAGCTTCCTGCTCATTTGCAAGGCAGCTCATCTTGACATT GCCATTAACTCCACTTATCTTAAAATGAACTGTACCAGTCCTGAGGAATTACAGAAGTACCAACACCATGTGTATGCTGTGGTGTACAGTGTGATCTTAGCACCGGGCCTTTTGGGTAATGTGCTGGCATTGTGGGTGTTCAGGGTCTATATCAGAGAGACCAAgaaggctgtggtgttcatgatgAACCTGGCTGTGGCCGACCTGCTGCAG GTGCTCTCTCTGCCGCTGCGGATCTACTATTACCTGAATCATACCTGGCCCTTTGGTCATCTTCTCTGCATGTTCTGCTTCTATCTCAAGTATGTCAACATGTACGCCTCCATCTACTTCCTGGTTTTTGTCAGCATACGCCGTTGCGAGCTCATCATGCGTCCGCTGTTGTACAACTCGGCCCGGCAAAAAGGAGACATCTTCATATGTGGGATCATCTGGCTGGTGGTCTGCATCGTTTGCCTGGGATTCCCTCTGTTGAGATATGAACCTTCCACCGCTGTATTAAACAGCACttcaccgctgtgtttcacagagCTGCCTCTACGGAAACTCAACTATGGAGCAATGTGGGCCCTCCTAATCTTACTAGAGTTGTTCGGCTTCTTCATCCCCCTGGTTTTGGTGCTAGCCTGCACATGTATGACCATTTGGAGCCTTCGGGAAAACACAGCAGGTGCTATTTCTGACAGAGGGGAAAAACGAAGAGCACTGAGGATGATACTAAGTTGTGCTGTAGTCTTCTTAGTGTGCTTCGTACCTTACCATGCCACTATGCCTCTGGACCTTGTGGTCAAAGCTAAGATACTTGCCAACTGTGAGTTCCAGGAGATGGTTCTGCGAAGTCACCCCGTCACACTCTGCCTGGCCAGCCTGAACTGCAGCCTGGATCCCATCATGTACTATTTCACAACTGATGAATTCTGGAGGCGACTGAGCAAGCCGGAGATACCAGAGGGCATACATTTCAACAGGCGTCTGTCCTGTATAACTGGAGAACAGGACTTAGAGGAGGACTAG
- the LOC115786492 gene encoding integral membrane protein 2A-like, whose translation MVKIAFNSALAQKALGKEVPAAVKDPEVASAPVGTEGSTGRCLLTLLGIAFILSGLIVGGACLYRYFTPKRLYHGAMEFRDVSAGGESQPYYLPRVEEEVEISDSMAVISVPPPRFRPGDPAYILHDFNRKLTAYLDLTLRTCFVIPLNTSVVLPPQDLIDLFSQLMSDSYRSYLVHEDLVVTERIDDVKPLGFYIRRLCDGKETYRMQRRASLPGGGIQKRSADECFTIHHFENKFVTETRICKA comes from the exons ATGGTGAAGATTGCCTTTAATTCGGCTCTGGCGCAGAAGGCGCTGGGCAAAGAGGTGCCAGCTGCTGTTAAG GACCCTGAAGTGGCCTCTGCTCCAGTGGGCACTGAGGGCTCCACAGGTCGCTGCCTACTCACCTTGCTGGGCATCGCCTTCATCCTTAGTGGGCTCATCGTGGGGGGAGCGTGTCTCTATCGATATTTCACCCCAAag AGGCTGTATCATGGCGCGATGGAGTTCAGAGACGTGTCAGCCGGAGGAGAGAGCCAGCCTTACTACCTGCCgcgggtggaggaggaggtggagatcTCCGACAGCATGGCCGTCATCAGCGTCCCCCCTCCCCGCTTCAGGCCTGGAGACCCTGCTTACATCCTCCACGACTTCAATAGG AAGCTGACGGCTTATCTGGACCTGACTCTGAGGACCTGCTTTGTGATTCCCCTGAACACCTCGGTGGTTCTCCCCCCTCAGGACCTCATTGACCTCTTCTCACAGCTGATG TCTGACTCGTACCGCAGCTACCTGGTGCACGAGGACCTGGTGGTGACGGAGCGCATCGACGATGTCAAGCCCCTGGGCTTCTACATCCGCCGGCTCTGTGATGGAAAAGAAACGTACCGAATGCAACGCCGTGCCAGCCTGCCAG gtGGAGGCATCCAGAAGCGCTCTGCAGACGAATGCTTCACCATCCATCACTTTGAGAACAAGTTTGTGACTGAGACCCGCATCTGCAAGGCTTAA